The nucleotide sequence tataatatttaaattatgtatttttcgatattttttttgaaaattgtatattttatattactcATCCCATTaatattctatatatatgcatgctTTGGCaatgtgtatttttttattctaaaCAGTGTAAATAAAGATacagtatatatatatatacatatgcataccttgttatattttattttaattataaaaatatagttgaatatgataaactttttttattcatgtataattttgtgtatatattatttgtatgtatatgcatGAGGCAATCTATACATACGAATGCATACATCAttgcaaaaatatattcttaCATTATTGTGTGGAATACGAATTATCCCTTTATGTTTAATATACTGAAATTATAGGAATAcatcattttatatattatatatatatacttacagaatttttgtaaattccGTAGCTTAATTCTGTCACATTTCAAGAGAAATgtaaagaaataattaataatatatatatgtatctTATAGGGAAAAATACGTAATTGCTAGCAGCAATGTATGTTAATTTAGCATATAACAATTTTGTATGAAATCCATTTATTCTaccataaaaaaataataataaatccACTACACCAACATATTTGTTCTTATTTTCACATTTAAgttaatttatttccatatatattttttaagttaaTAATTTGGAGCTTTTTACACGTGAACGTATGCACAGACATATGCACTAGAAAAAACATTTaccataatatatatatacatatgtatatatatatatatatatatataatgaatttgAAAAATCGTCATTTTACTAATTTAtcaattgaaaaatatacaatattaaaaaataaaaaaagaaatgatgaaaaatacataaaaatatatgaaaaaataaatagtgtaggtaaaagaaataattttaatagtaaaatatttaggtacacaaataataaaagaagcACAAATAAGTCTATAAACATGCATAACATTGATAATACTATAAAGGATACGATCCAAGATATTATCAAAgttaatacatattataatgttcttgaaaaaaataaatattacaCTAGTGTAGACGAAAATAAGCAATTCTTATCACAAAGTGAAGAAAATTTTTGTatgcaaaataatatgaatgtTTTTTGTAACGAACAGGATATACTGAAAACGAATAATGTAATGGAAAATGAAAGTAtggtaaataataattctaaaaataataataatgatgttaagataaataacaattataatcatattaatatcattaatgcaaacaacaaaaatataaatacaaatatatcaatgataaatataccCATAGCATGCTCtgctttaaaaaaatatatatattacgaTATGTCTAATTccaaaaaagaaaatagttatataataaaaaatgaaaaagatacaggtaataattttgatcaCACCGAAAATCAAAGGTGCAATGATATGGGtgtagaaaataaatatgctaCTTCATATGAcgaaaattatgaaaactGTATTGAAAACAGTAGTAGCAATTGCCATGGTAGTAGTAGTGGTAGTGATAAATGGAATTGCAACTCACATGCAAATgaaacatataataaaaatagccCCTACATAAACGAAATCACTTCTTCTAAATTAAAGTTCCagcaaaatatattccaGAATAATTGTAAGGAAGaaatttcaaataaaaaaggttACACTTCTCTGGAATTATGTACAAATTTGGAGGAAACATGCGAAGACAATTATTCCGAAGATCGAGAAAACGGTATTGAAAatagtattattataaaagaGACGTTAAATAATAAGGATAATCCCGAAAGTGAAGtatcaaaaaaaagtacaatgaaaaaaatgaaagaaatttgtaaaaatatatatgtacctCATCGAAAAGGGAGTgataataatgtaaaaataaaaaaaaataaaaaaaaagacaccaattttaaagaaaaaatagatGATCTTATACCATGTAAAGGAGAAAATTTATCAAATGAAATTATTGAAGAACGTcaaaaaagtgaaaaaaagACAATTTCAGATAATTGTTCTCCGCCATGCCaaatgaaaaacaaaaaaaataatgataataataatatcttttacaaacaaatatttgATGCTTCAATAGGTAAAAGTACAACTAATACCTATTGTGAGCTTAGTGATCGAATGCTGACTGCCACAACTAGTGCTGAAAAATCTTCAGAAAATTTAAGTAACACGCATAATGAGCAAGATGAAAAAGTTGTATATTCTAACTCTCCCTTCAATAATCCTTTGTATAACACATATTTGCAGCTCGATCCTTCGCCTCCTCTTTCAgatattttatgtaatgATATATGccataaaaatgatgatcGGATAGATAACACAAATGCtgatatgaaaatatatatgtatcaaaataatatgtcCATAAATACTAATAACACAACAATAAACCCATTTAACAGTAATAATCCAGGAAATATTGCCAATATTGTCAGGAAAGACAAACTTGAGGAAAgccaaaatgaaaatggtAAAAAAAACGTTGATCATAATGATGTTTCGAAAAATGAAACtaatttacatttttcttgtgataaaaattttaacgATAATGATGTGCAAAGAAATAAAGATGAGGATATAATGATTAATGAAATGAACTTTTAtgataagaaaaaaactgaaaatggagaaattattataaaaaaagaaaacattAAACGAAATTTAAATTGTGACTTGGATCAAagtttaaaaaagaaacttaaaataaatgaacactctgttattaatttaaatacatACAAAAATCATcaatatgatatatataaaaataatagttataatgcgtatattttaaagaaCCTTCGAAATGCATATTTGAGAAATAAGTTAAAAGAACAGCAAGGACTCGGAAAAGTTAAAAAACAAGGACAAGGGAATAAATTAGACAAAAAAGTAGAGCAAAACTTATCATATGACAACTGCAATAACAAAATAgttgataataatgatgaagatttttattacaaaaataaaaaattcaagATAAATCAAGATATGTATAAGGAAAATCATGccattaataaaaaaaatgataaaaattgtgAGCAAATTAAAGGAATGGATATTTTGGAAAATTTAAACGTAAaagatgaaataataaGCGACACgcataatagtaataacaTAAACACAGATTGTGTTCCTTCCATTTGCagtgaaaataaaaatacagaCAGAAAAAATCACTCACTTAAGGGCTtgaattttaaaaaatgctCTAATACTAATAAAGGGTTTTATGATCCTAAATTtgtaaatgaaaatttattgaaggaaagaaaagaaaaatacaataatactaatttaaatttatgtgatataataaatcttttagaaaaagaaaaaatagaaaatttatattcagaaaacgaattaaaatatatattattcccTATATATGACAtttattatgataataaaaataaaaactggatatataaaattgaaaatgaaaaaaataccttaaatgataaagaaaataaaaaaaatggatcTACTAAAAATAGTTCTTATCATAAGTCACGGCAATTAGCCCTAGAACGCAAATATAACTACATTAAGGAAaggtataatatttttgcaaATCTGTctgaagaagaaaatatattttttatttcaattaatatgcatactgaaaataatcaaataaaaaaaaataagacaCAAAATCAAAATGAAGAAAGTAATTATCCTTGCTTCAAAGAAATGGAAATCGAAATGAGGAAAATTGACAAGGATGACATTTTTAAggaggaaaaaaatataaacacaGAAGAACAACAGCCATGTGATCAGGAAAAGCAACCTAatgaaatagaaaaaaaaaatcaagaATATACGAATAGTTCAAATGAGTATATCTCCAATATAAATGAAGTTTTAAATAACAAAGAttacaatataaataaagagaATCTAACTGagacaataaaaatattaaataatgaagtACCAGATAAAAATTCAATACCTTTGCTATTGCCCATACCTGTTAATGAAAACAAATCGAATATTAGTTATAATGGTATTGAAACAAATGATACAATTGGAAAGACTACAGAAAATCATATTTCTAGTGAAGAcaatatagaaaatgaaattattcCTAAAAGTAGAGAGTGTTTTGTTtctaaaaaagaaaatagtGAAAACTCCAATGTAAACGATAAGGAAAATCTGAAGCTTTCAGAAAAAGGCGATGATAAAATGTTTGACTGTAAAACTGAATCGATATTATACAATGTATTAGGAATTAGGCTCTCAAATAATGTGATtgaaaaaatgcaaaatttacaaaaacaaaatatattttatgaaagaGATAAGAAAAGATGGGTTATTAAAATTCTCGAAAAAGAAACGaatacattattatatt is from Plasmodium berghei ANKA genome assembly, chromosome: 14 and encodes:
- a CDS encoding ACDC domain-containing protein, putative, which translates into the protein MNLKNRHFTNLSIEKYTILKNKKRNDEKYIKIYEKINSVGKRNNFNSKIFRYTNNKRSTNKSINMHNIDNTIKDTIQDIIKVNTYYNVLEKNKYYTSVDENKQFLSQSEENFCMQNNMNVFCNEQDILKTNNVMENESMVNNNSKNNNNDVKINNNYNHINIINANNKNINTNISMINIPIACSALKKYIYYDMSNSKKENSYIIKNEKDTGNNFDHTENQRCNDMGVENKYATSYDENYENCIENSSSNCHGSSSGSDKWNCNSHANETYNKNSPYINEITSSKLKFQQNIFQNNCKEEISNKKGYTSLELCTNLEETCEDNYSEDRENGIENSIIIKETLNNKDNPESEVSKKSTMKKMKEICKNIYVPHRKGSDNNVKIKKNKKKDTNFKEKIDDLIPCKGENLSNEIIEERQKSEKKTISDNCSPPCQMKNKKNNDNNNIFYKQIFDASIGKSTTNTYCELSDRMLTATTSAEKSSENLSNTHNEQDEKVVYSNSPFNNPLYNTYLQLDPSPPLSDILCNDICHKNDDRIDNTNADMKIYMYQNNMSINTNNTTINPFNSNNPGNIANIVRKDKLEESQNENGKKNVDHNDVSKNETNLHFSCDKNFNDNDVQRNKDEDIMINEMNFYDKKKTENGEIIIKKENIKRNLNCDLDQSLKKKLKINEHSVINLNTYKNHQYDIYKNNSYNAYILKNLRNAYLRNKLKEQQGLGKVKKQGQGNKLDKKVEQNLSYDNCNNKIVDNNDEDFYYKNKKFKINQDMYKENHAINKKNDKNCEQIKGMDILENLNVKDEIISDTHNSNNINTDCVPSICSENKNTDRKNHSLKGLNFKKCSNTNKGFYDPKFVNENLLKERKEKYNNTNLNLCDIINLLEKEKIENLYSENELKYILFPIYDIYYDNKNKNWIYKIENEKNTLNDKENKKNGSTKNSSYHKSRQLALERKYNYIKERYNIFANLSEEENIFFISINMHTENNQIKKNKTQNQNEESNYPCFKEMEIEMRKIDKDDIFKEEKNINTEEQQPCDQEKQPNEIEKKNQEYTNSSNEYISNINEVLNNKDYNINKENLTETIKILNNEVPDKNSIPLLLPIPVNENKSNISYNGIETNDTIGKTTENHISSEDNIENEIIPKSRECFVSKKENSENSNVNDKENLKLSEKGDDKMFDCKTESILYNVLGIRLSNNVIEKMQNLQKQNIFYERDKKRWVIKILEKETNTLLYFKKFDCKVFGFLYACILTIEYKNLYLDYFLNEKNYDFLMKLIHNNYIKKNAYYNTVIQPSTLYNDLQLKKNNTAFLDSIQENQLNLKDIKTKSNQNNSTYEETSLLNANYFSPYNLEENTTHSNLHIEKKKKKCDTLILNNDAHDLYNQMKNIENENKNLLNDVDCSNYKKSANMETSNGCNLERKCFSSNRQESENKEACNTEIQNYENSNIKSCNSDVYTEHDCNNDHVKDGGNFIEHMPASENGTKINSVQSREITKDKKQKTVKNVKGVNENFTVDLNGVQMYSGNEKKKKKKNYSLSINKNNGNIKDNENTNEVQLKYGNEVHAPNNDIEKSLIENNNISQTPKPNDTANNAIIIPINETDQTYNEKINNHKKTNGNIKKMKKVKNSSLFKKTKNIKDTLPNPKENNNNNNYTSELALEETNNLIKLDSYVDNLERNSDVISLAKLTILLLLKDIINCIPSQMAPSAISRKIYDQKINAHVKFVYQCKTLIELMPYFFIFKNIIKQKTLPSDQSLYICNVLLYALFEA